A DNA window from Limanda limanda chromosome 6, fLimLim1.1, whole genome shotgun sequence contains the following coding sequences:
- the LOC133003600 gene encoding extracellular calcium-sensing receptor-like, producing MDGDYMVGGVFSIHYYMHTVRYNYTTMPEPLRCTGSIDSRELRFSRAMIFAIEEINNSSNLLPGVTLGYHIYDSCASVPMAVRLAFQLSNGQDPDFSLGNDHNCSQSGMVMAMVGESGSTPSISMSHVIGPFNIPQVSHFATCACLSNKKQYPSFFRTIPSDQFQANALAKLVKHFGWTWIGAVRSDSDYGNNGMASFLDAAHREGICVEYSESFYRNNPRSKIQRVAEVIRRSTATVIVAFAASGDMRILLEELSREPSPPRQWLGSEAWVTDSQLLRFSFCAGAIGIGIQQAVIPGLRDFLLDLPPTKVSASPVLTEFWETEFDCRLDRTTGESLCDGTEDIQRLQSPYTDTSQLRITNMVYKAVYAIAHAIHNAVCQKTNSTRECDKLTRIASKQVLTELKKVSFSQNGYDVSFDANGDPVATYELVNWQRRASGSIELVTVGHYNASLPVGQEFHISRNFTWVEGSKQVPASVCTDSCPAGTRKVLQRRKPICCYDCVPCPEGEISNATDSPDCFPCSEEFWSNAERNTCLPKPVEFLSIHEVLGIILAAFSVGGAFLAIITAAVFFRNRTSPIVRANNSELSFLLLFSLTLCFLCSLTFMGAPSEWSCMLRHTAFGITFVLCISCVLGKTIVVLMAFKATLPGRNIMKWFGPPQQRMTVVSFTFIQVLICIIWLVLSPPFPMKNLTTYKDRIILECALGSAIGFWAVLGYIGLLAFFCFVLAILARKLPDNFNEAKLITFSMLIFCAVWITFIPAYVSSPGKFTVAVEIFAILASSFGLILCIFAPKCYIILFKPEKNTKKHLMNKNES from the exons ATGGACGGGGACTATATGGTTGGGGGGGTTTTCTCCATTCACTACTACATGCACACAGTGAGATATAACTACACCACGATGCCTGAGCCTCTGAGGTGCACGGGGAG catCGACTCCCGTGAGCTGCGCTTCTCACGTGCCATGATCTTTGCCATTGAGGAGATCAACAACAGCTCGAACCTGCTGCCGGGCGTCACGCTCGGTTACCACATCTATGACTCGTGTGCCTCGGTGCCGATGGCGGTGCGTCTGGCCTTCCAGCTCTCCAACGGCCAGGACCCGGATTTCAGCCTCGGCAACGACCACAACTGCTCCCAGTCCGGAATGGTGATGGCCATGGTTGGCGAGTCCGGCTCCACGCCATCCATCAGCATGTCGCACGTTATTGGGCCCTTTAACATCCCTCAA GTGAGCCACTTTGCCACGTGCGCCTGCCTCTCCAACAAGAAGCAATACCCGAGTTTCTTCAGGACGATCCCCAGTGACCAGTTCCAGGCCAACGCGCTGGCCAAACTGGTTAAACACTTCGGCTGGACGTGGATCGGTGCTGTGCGCTCAGATTCGGACTATGGCAACAACGGCATGGCGTCTTTCCTGGATGCTGCGCACAGAGAGGGCATCTGCGTGGAGTACTCCGAGTCTTTCTACCGCAACAACCCGCGCAGCAAGATCCAGAGAGTGGCTGAAGTGATCCGCAG GTCGACAGCCACAGTTATTGTGGCCTTCGCAGCCTCTGGAGACATGAGGATCCTGTTGGAGGAGCTGTCCCGggagccttctcctcctcgtcagTGGTTAGGAAGCGAGGCCTGGGTGactgactcacagctgctgAGGTTCTCCTTCTGTGCCGGGGCCATCGGAATTGGCATCCAGCAAGCTGTCATCCCCGGCCTGAGGGACTTCCTGCTGGATCTGCCCCCCACCAAAGTGTCTGCGTCCCCGGTGCTGACTGAGTTCTGGGAGACTGAATTCGACTGCAGGCTGGACCGGA CCACAGGAGAGAGTCTATGTGATGGAACTGAAGACATACAGAGGCTCCAGAGCCCGTACACCGACACGTCTCAGCTCCGCATCACCAACATGGTGTACAAGGCCGTTTATGCAATAGCTCATGCCATTCATAACGCAGTGTGCCAGAAAACTAACTCTACAAGAGAGTGTGACAAACTCACCAGGATAGCGTCCAAACAG gttctcactgagctgaagaaagTCAGTTTTTCCCAGAACGGTTATGATGTGTCGTTTGATGCCAACGGAGACCCGGTGGCCACATATGAGCTGGTCAACTGGCAAAGAAGAGCGAGTGGCAGCATTGAGTTGGTGACAGTCGGGCACTACAATGCGTCGCTGCCGGTCGGCCAGGAATTCCACATCAGCAGGAACTTCACGTGGGTGGAGGGAAGCAAACAG gtGCCTGCTTCAGTGTGCACGGACAGCTGCCCTGCAGGAACCCGTAAAGTGCTGCAGAGAAGGAAACCCATCTGCTGCTATGACTGTGTACCATGTCCTGAGGGAGAGATAAGCAATGCTACAG attcACCTGATTGCTTCCCCTGCTCTGAGGAGTTCTGGTCCAACGCAGAGAGAAACACTTGTCTCCCTAAGCCTGTAGAGTTTCTCTCCATCCATGAGGTCCTGGGAATCATCCTGGCTGCGTTCTCCGTTGGCGGCGCGTTTCTCGCTATCATAACAGCGGCCGTATTCTTTCGTAACAGGACGTCCCCAATTGTCCGGGCGAACAACTCCGAgctgagcttcctgctgctcttctcgcTGACTCTGTGTTTCTTGTGTTCACTTACTTTCATGGGAGCACCCTCCGAGTGGTCCTGCATGCTGCGACACACGGCGTTCGGCATCACCTTCGTCCTTTGCATCTCTTGTGTCCTCGGCAAAACTATAGTGGTGTTGATGgcctttaaagcaacacttccAGGTCGTAACATCATGAAATGGTTCGGCCCTCCGCAGCAAAGAATGACTGTGGTGTCCTTCACGTTTATTCAAGTTCTAATATGTATTATTTGGTTAGTTCTCAGTCCCCCTTTTCCAATGAAAAACCTGACCACATACAAAGACAGAATCATCCTGGAGTGTGCGTTGGGTTCAGCCATTGGGTTCTGGGCTGTGCTCGGGTACATAGGCCTGTTGGCCTTCTTTTGCTTCGTGTTAGCCATCCTTGCTCGGAAGCTTCCTGATAATTTTAATGAGGCAAAGCTCATAACGTTCAGCATGTTGATATTCTGTGCCGTCTGGATCACTTTTATTCCAGCTTACGTCAGCTCTCCTGGTAAATTCACTGTGGCTGTGGAGATATTTGCCATCCTGGCCTCCAGCTTTGGATTAATTCTGTGTATATTTGCTCCAAAGTGTTACATCATATTGTTTAAGCCCGAAAAGAACACCAAGAAACATTTGATGAACAAGAATGAATCCTAG
- the LOC133003752 gene encoding extracellular calcium-sensing receptor-like — protein MRAVINTCLLFQMLMCSCFSSAVSSPLYSSSCRLQGQFHLNGMHKTGDVVLGGLFATHFFSAYPDLSYTSAPRQTTCHGFDVIGFRQAQTMAFAIDEINRNSNLLPNVTLGYSLYDTCRRLGIGFSAAMYLANGQEERLTLHDTCVGTPPVLGVVGDSSSRRSIAISTVLGLYRVPMVSYFATCSCLSDRQKFPSFFRTIPSDAFQVRAMIQLLKRFGWTWAGLLISGNDYGVHAARSFQSDLGPSGGGCLAYMEILPRGDDRVELRRIVNVMKKSTARVVIVFAYESHMIDLLEEIVRQNVTGLQWMASEAWTSTALLNTPRLMPYLGGTLGIAIRRGEIPGLRDFLLTIRPDLYHNSYGNSLVNQFWEHTFQCRLAPPPSGWMEAGGALCTGQEDLETVETEFMDVSNLRSEYNVYKAVYALAYALRDMLQCEPGRGPFTGHSCGDLHRLELWQLVYYLEGVNFTTPFGDEVSFDENGDVLPIYDIMNWQWLPDGGTKVHRVGEVKKSATKGEVLTLHDKKIFWNFESKQPPRSVCSESCPPGTRMARKKGKAPCCFDCIPCSEGEISNKTDSTECTSCPEDFWSSPQNDRCVPKKTEFLSYHEPLGICLTTTSLLGTFICVVVLGIFIHHRRTPLVRANNSELSFLLLVSLKLCFLCSLLFIGRPRAWTCQLRHAAFGISFVLCVSCILVKTMVVLAVFKASKPGGGATLKWFGSVQQRGTVLVLTSVQAAICTTWLVSASPAPYKNTQYHNDKIVYECVVGSTIGFAVLLGYIGFLAVLSFLLAFLTRNLPDSFNEAKLITFSMLIFCAVWVAFVPAYISSPGIYADVVEVFAILASSFGLLVALFGPKCYIILLRPERNTKKAIMSRGHTE, from the exons ATGAGGGCAGTTATAAACACTTGCTTGCTCTTTCAAATGTTGATGTGTTCCTGCTTTTCCTCGGCCGTGTCCTCCCCTCTttattcctcctcctgcaggttacAGGGACAGTTTCATCTAAACGGGATGCACAAGACTGGAGATGTGGTCCTGGGTGGACTGTTTGCAACCCACTTCTTCTCTGCCTATCCAGACCTGTCATATACGTCTGCACCACGTCAGACGACCTGCCACGG ttTTGATGTGATAGGATTCAGACAGGCCCAGACCATGGCCTTCGCTATCGATGAGATCAACAGAAACTCCAACCTGCTGCCCAATGTTACTCTGGGATACAGTCTGTACGATACCTGCCGCAGACTAGGAATTGGATTCAGTGCAGCAATGTATTTAGCCAACGGTCAAGAGGAGCGGTTGACTTTACACGACACATGTGTGGGAACCCCTCCTGTCCTGGGGGTCGTGGGCGATTCTTCCTCCAGACGTTCTATCGCAATCTCAACTGTCTTAGGTCTATACAGGGTGCCTATG GTGAGTTATTTTGCAACATGTTCCTGTCTGAGTGATCGGCAAAAGTTTCCCTCATTCTTTAGGACGATCCCGAGTGATGCTTTCCAG GTTCGTGCTATGATTCAGCTTCTAAAACGCTTCGGCTGGACGTGGGCAGGTCTGCTCATCAGCGGCAATGACTACGGGGTCCACGCCGCCCGATCCTTCCAGTCTGACCTGGGTCCGTCTGGTGGAGGTTGTCTGGCCTACATGGAGATTCTGCCCAGGGGCGACGACCGAGTTGAGCTGAGGAGGATTGTGAACGTGATGAAGAAATCCACAGCTCGTGTGGTCATCGTGTTCGCATATGAGAGTCACATGATTGACCTGTTGGAAGAG ATCGTGAGGCAGAATGTGACAGGCCTGCAGTGGATGGCCAGTGAAGCCTGGACATCAACTGCTTTGCTTAACACTCCCCGCCTCATGCCCTACCTGGGTGGAACACTGGGCATCGCCATTCGTCGGGGAGAAATACCAGGACTCAGGGATTTTCTGTTAACAATACGTCCTGATCTTTACCACAACAGCTACGGCAATAGCCTG GTAAATCAGTTTTGGGAACACACTTTTCAGTGTAGATTAGCGCCACccccgtcaggttggatggagGCTGGAGGAGCGTTGTGCACCGGGCAGGAAGATTTGGAGACTGTGGAGACTGAGTTTATGGACGTTTCAAACCTCAGGTCAGAATACAACGTGTACAAGGCTGTGTATGCTCTGGCTTACGCCCTGCGTGACATGCTGCAGTGTGAGCCGGGGAGAGGACCTTTCACAGGGCACAGCTGTGGGGACTTACACAGACTGGAGCTGTGGCAG CTTGTTTATTACTTGGAAGGCGTCAACTTCACCACACCATTTGGGGACGAGGTGTCATTTGATGAGAATGGAGACGTCTTACCGATCTATGACATCATGAACTGGCAGTGGCTCCCTGATGGAGGAACTAAAGTTCACCGTGTGGGTGAGGTTAAGAAATCAGCCACTAAAGGTGAAGTACTCACACTTCATGACAAGAAGATCTTCTGGAACTTTGAATCCAAACAG CCTCCTCGGTCAGTGTGCAGTGAGAGCTGTCCTCCAGGCACCCGCATGGCCCGAAAGAAGGGGAAAGCTCCGTGTTGTTTTGACTGCATCCCCTGTTCTGAAGGGGAAATCAGCAATAAAACTG ACTCCACGGAGTGCACCAGCTGTCCAGAGGATTTCTGGTCCAGCCCCCAGAATGACCGCTGCGTTCCAAAGAAAACAGAGTTCCTCTCCTACCATGAGCCTCTGGGTATCTGCCTGACAACCACCTCCCTGCTGGGCACGTTTATCTGTGTTGTCGTCCTGGGCATCTTCATCCATCACCGCAGGACACCTTTAGTTAGAGCCAACAATTCAGAACTCAGCTTCCTGCTCTTGGTTTCATTGAagttatgtttcctttgctCTTTGCTGTTCATCGGACGACCCAGAGCATGGACGTGCCAGCTGAGACATGCAGCGTTTGGCATCAgctttgtgctttgtgtgtcgTGTATCCTGGTTAAAACCATGGTGGTGCTGGCTGTGTTCAAGGCCTCCAAGCCAGGAGGGGGAGCCACTCTGAAGTGGTTTGgctctgtgcagcagagagggacGGTTCTAGTTCTTACTTCTGTTCAAGCAGCGATCTGCACTACCTGGCTTGTGTCTGCTTCACCAGCTCCTTATAAAAACACTCAGTACCACAATGACAAGATAGTGTATGAGTGTGTAGTCGGCTCCACCATTGGCTTTGCAGTGTTGCTTGGCTACATTGGATTTTTGGCTGTGCTCAGCTTCCTGTTAGCTTTTCTGACGAGGAATCTCCCCGACAGTTTCAACGAGGCCAAACTCATTACCTTCAGCATGTTGATCTTCTGCGCAGTGTGGGTTGCCTTCGTCCCCGCATATATCAGCTCACCAGGCATATACGCAGATGTAGTGGAGGTATTTGCCATCCTGGCCTCAAGTTTTGGCCTCTTGGTGGCCCTGTTTGGACCCAAATGTTACATCATCCTATTGAGACCAGAGAGGAACACAAAGAAAGCCATCATGAGTCGAGGCCACACAGAGTGA
- the LOC133003750 gene encoding extracellular calcium-sensing receptor-like: MAFAIDEINRNSNLLPNVTLGYSLYDTCGRLGIGFSAAMYLANGQEERLTLHDTCVGTPPVLGVVGDSSSRRSIAISTVLGLYRVPMVSYFATCSCLSDRQKFPSFFRTIPSDAFQVRAMIQLLKRFGWTWAGLLISGDDYGVHAARSFQSDLGPSGGGCLAYMEILPRGDDRVELRRIVNVMRKSTARVVIVFAYESHMIDLMEEIVRQNVTGLQWMASEAWTSTAVLNTPRFMPYLGGTLGIAIRRGEIPGLRDFLLTIRPDLYHNNSYGNSLVNQFWEHTFLCRLAPPPSGWVEAGGALCTGQEDLETVETEFMDVSNLRSEYNVYKAVYALAYALHDMLQCEPGRGPFTGHSCGDLHRLELWQLVYYLEGVNFTTPFGDEVSFDENGDVLPIYDIMNWQWLPDGGTKVHRVGEVKKSATKGEVLTLHDKKIFWNFESKQPPRSVCSESCPPGTRMARKKGKAPCCFDCIPCSEGEISNKTDSTECTSCPEDFWSSPQNDRCVPKKTEFLSYHEPLGICLTTTSLLGTFICVVVLGIFIHHRRSPLVRANNSELSFLLLVSLKLCFLCSLLFIGRPRAWTCQLRHAAFGISFVLCVSCILVKTMVVLAVFKASKPGGGATLKWFGSVQQRGTVLVLTSVQAAICTTWLVSASPAPYKNTQYHNDKIVYECVVGSTIGFAVLLGYIGFLAVLSFLLAFLTRNLPDSFNEAKLITFSMLIFCAVWVAFVPAYISSPGIYADVVEVFAILASSFGLLVALFGPKCYIILLRPERNTKKSIMSRGHKE; encoded by the exons ATGGCCTTCGCTATCGATGAAATCAACAGAAACTCCAACCTGCTGCCCAATGTGACTCTGGGATACAGTCTGTACGATACCTGCGGCAGACTAGGAATTGGATTCAGTGCAGCAATGTATTTAGCCAACGGTCAAGAGGAGCGGTTGACTTTACACGACACATGTGTGGGAACCCCTCCTGTCCTGGGGGTCGTGGGCGATTCTTCCTCCAGACGTTCTATCGCAATCTCCACTGTCTTAGGTTTATACAGGGTGCCTATG GTGAGTTATTTTGCAACATGTTCCTGTCTGAGTGATCGGCAAAAGTTTCCCTCATTCTTTAGGACGATCCCGAGTGATGCTTTCCAG GTTCGTGCTATGATTCAGCTTCTAAAACGCTTCGGCTGGACGTGGGCAGGTCTGCTCATCAGCGGCGATGACTACGGGGTCCACGCCGCCCGATCCTTCCAGTCTGACCTGGGTCCGTCTGGTGGAGGTTGTCTGGCCTACATGGAGATTCTGCCCAGGGGCGACGACCGAGTTGAGCTGAGGAGGATTGTGAACGTGATGAGGAAATCCACAGCTCGTGTGGTCATCGTGTTCGCATATGAGAGTCACATGATTGACCTCATGGAAGAG ATCGTGAGGCAGAATGTGACAGGCCTGCAGTGGATGGCCAGTGAAGCCTGGACATCAACTGCTGTGCTAAACACCCCCCGCTTCATGCCCTACCTGGGTGGAACACTGGGCATCGCCATCCGTCGGGGAGAAATACCAGGACTCAGGGATTTTCTGTTAACAATACGTCCTGATCTTTACCACAACAACAGCTACGGCAATAGCCTG GTAAATCAGTTTTGGGAACACACATTTCTGTGTAGATTAGCGCCACCCCCGTCAGGTTGGGTGGAGGCTGGAGGAGCGTTGTGCACCGGGCAGGAAGATTTGGAGACTGTGGAGACTGAGTTTATGGACGTTTCAAACCTCAGGTCAGAGTACAATGTGTACAAGGCTGTGTATGCTCTGGCTTACGCCCTGCATGACATGCTGCAGTGTGAGCCGGGGAGAGGACCTTTCACAGGGCACAGCTGTGGGGACTTACACAGACTGGAGCTGTGGCAG CTTGTTTATTACTTGGAAGGCGTCAACTTCACCACACCATTTGGGGACGAGGTGTCATTTGATGAGAATGGAGACGTCTTACCGATCTATGACATCATGAACTGGCAGTGGCTCCCTGATGGAGGAACTAAAGTTCACCGTGTGGGTGAGGTTAAGAAATCAGCCACTAAAGGAGAAGTACTCACACTTCATGACAAGAAGATCTTCTGGAACTTTGAATCCAAACAG CCTCCTCGGTCAGTGTGCAGTGAGAGCTGTCCTCCAGGCACCCGCATGGCCCGAAAGAAGGGGAAAGCTCCATGTTGTTTTGACTGCATCCCCTGTTCTGAAGGGGAAATCAGCAATAAAACTG ACTCCACGGAGTGCACCAGCTGTCCAGAGGATTTCTGGTCCAGCCCCCAGAATGACCGCTGCGTTCCAAAGAAAACAGAGTTCCTCTCCTACCATGAGCCTCTGGGTATCTGCCTGACAACCACCTCCCTGCTGGGCACGTTTATCTGTGTTGTCGTCCTGGGCATCTTCATCCATCACCGCAGGTCACCTTTAGTTAGAGCCAACAATTCAGAACTCAGCTTCCTGCTCTTGGTTTCATTGAagttatgtttcctttgctCTTTGCTGTTCATCGGACGACCCAGAGCATGGACGTGCCAGCTGAGACATGCAGCGTTTGGCATCAgctttgtgctttgtgtgtcgTGTATCCTGGTTAAAACCATGGTGGTGCTGGCCGTGTTCAAGGCCTCCAAGCCAGGAGGGGGAGCCACTCTGAAGTGGTTTGgctctgtgcagcagagagggacaGTTCTGGTTCTTACTTCTGTTCAAGCAGCGATCTGCACTACCTGGCTTGTGTCTGCTTCACCAGCTCCTTATAAAAACACCCAGTACCACAATGACAAGATAGTGTATGAGTGTGTAGTCGGCTCCACCATTGGCTTTGCAGTGTTGCTTGGCTACATTGGATTTTTGGCTGTGCTCAGCTTCCTGTTAGCTTTTCTGACGAGGAATCTCCCCGACAGTTTCAACGAGGCCAAACTCATTACCTTCAGCATGTTGATCTTCTGCGCAGTGTGGGTTGCCTTCGTCCCCGCGTATATCAGCTCACCAGGCATATACGCAGATGTAGTGGAGGTATTTGCCATCCTGGCCTCAAGTTTTGGCCTCTTGGTGGCGCTGTTTGGACCCAAATGTTACATCATCCTTTTGAGACCAGAgaggaacacaaagaaatccatCATGAGTCGAGGCCACAAAGAGTGA